One window of the Chryseotalea sp. WA131a genome contains the following:
- the menB gene encoding 1,4-dihydroxy-2-naphthoyl-CoA synthase, producing the protein MTLKYDWKPVKEYQEILFHQYNGIARISINRPKVHNAFTPLTVKEMIDAMNICREDQEVGVIILTGEGGKAFCSGGDQSVRGHGGYVGQDTVPRLNVLDLQKLIRSSSKPVIAAVAGWAIGGGHVLHVVCDLTIAAENARFGQTGPMVGSFDGGFGSSYLARIVGQKKAREIWFLCDQYDAKEALDMGLVNKVVPLEKLEETYVEWANKILKKSPLAIRMLKCAFNAELDGQAGIQELAGNATLLYYLSDEAKEGKNAFLEKREPDFSKFPKFP; encoded by the coding sequence ATGACACTTAAGTACGATTGGAAACCTGTTAAAGAATACCAAGAAATTCTGTTTCACCAATACAATGGCATTGCGCGCATCAGCATCAACCGGCCCAAGGTGCACAATGCCTTTACACCACTAACGGTAAAAGAAATGATTGATGCGATGAACATTTGTCGCGAAGACCAAGAAGTGGGCGTGATTATTTTAACGGGCGAAGGCGGCAAAGCGTTTTGTAGCGGTGGGGACCAAAGCGTGCGCGGCCATGGCGGCTATGTTGGGCAAGATACCGTGCCACGGTTAAATGTATTGGACTTACAAAAATTGATACGTTCAAGTTCCAAGCCAGTGATTGCTGCGGTGGCCGGCTGGGCGATTGGCGGTGGCCATGTGCTGCATGTAGTATGTGACCTTACCATTGCAGCCGAAAATGCACGCTTCGGACAAACCGGCCCGATGGTAGGAAGTTTTGATGGAGGATTCGGCTCCTCGTATTTGGCAAGAATTGTGGGGCAGAAAAAAGCGCGTGAGATTTGGTTTTTGTGTGATCAATACGATGCCAAAGAAGCATTGGACATGGGCTTGGTAAACAAAGTGGTACCACTTGAGAAACTAGAAGAGACCTACGTGGAGTGGGCCAACAAAATTTTGAAGAAAAGCCCGTTGGCCATCCGCATGCTGAAGTGCGCTTTCAATGCAGAACTCGATGGGCAAGCGGGCATTCAAGAACTAGCGGGCAACGCAACGTTGCTTTATTATTTAAGCGATGAAGCCAAAGAAGGCAAGAATGCATTTCTGGAAAAACGCGAACCGGATTTTTCGAAATTCCCGAAGTTTCCATAA
- a CDS encoding SRPBCC family protein, translated as MWTKSHSIVTKEVTKEQMWKLFADVNNWHTWDKGVEFAKLEGKFEKGNHFMFQPKGGPKLKIGIVEATENKNFTDLTIFPLAKMYGEHTFEETPNGLKLTTTMKVEGLLGFVWRKIVAQKIVDALPEDMQQQIKTAKSL; from the coding sequence ATGTGGACAAAATCTCACTCAATCGTAACAAAAGAAGTTACAAAAGAACAAATGTGGAAACTCTTTGCTGACGTAAATAATTGGCATACTTGGGACAAAGGAGTTGAATTTGCTAAATTAGAAGGCAAATTTGAAAAAGGAAATCATTTTATGTTTCAACCTAAAGGTGGACCAAAACTTAAAATTGGAATTGTAGAAGCTACCGAAAATAAAAATTTTACAGACCTTACGATATTCCCGCTAGCCAAAATGTATGGCGAACATACTTTTGAAGAAACACCAAACGGACTAAAACTTACTACGACAATGAAAGTTGAAGGACTTTTAGGTTTTGTATGGAGAAAAATTGTAGCACAAAAAATAGTTGACGCTTTACCAGAAGATATGCAACAACAAATTAAAACTGCAAAAAGTCTATGA
- a CDS encoding serine hydrolase — protein MTIRLFFLILIIPTISNSQNMVSGTVVDKTTRTPIELVTVGVVKKGIGTNTNQEGQFRLIFNDSYKNDTIRFSMIGYESEFVPILNFKDNQEIRLAPRTYSLDEVTVRAKKLLPNDIIKKVMEAREKNYDNKPFKLEAYYRDLRNVNDKYDHLIEVALNTYGKGIDNYHQTIELLEARKIDLLRFAHEENLLNQILRLDYIANNEGFIKLSDFKKNNYKFEDIRLEDNKNVYVITSGVFPERKYTFYINEEDFAIIRLEMEDWYADRGKLYTGPIDKTHQFRLRHFKVINIYKPLEGKYYPDYLSALWDYDKYNTATKSIYEKSSWLRELRVNQIVPRNTTKPDPSKLMTKFGAAIDDQMTQYNPDFWKNFNVVPLTTQIIADLEREGAIEEQFIRNGNKARKKKSFKCDKDLSPTEKIICLIENYQNQYDIPGAQLAVSVNGKLEISKAFGYSDLDKKIKATNETPFRIASVSKTLTSVAALKLMEDGKLNLNEAVQTYVPSFPQKKWNINSLELLGNTSGIRHYTDNEDFYRDKQYKSVTESIETFRDDSLLFEPGTSFYYSSYGFNLLGAVIEGASGMNYLDYLQSNIIVPSQMKYTYGARANKKIENESEYYFLKDIQRVKSPEDNLSYKWPSGGIVSTAEDLIKFGTALLNGDILKKETFQLLLTTQTTKTNESTGYSLGWFVDTDSEGEIMIHHSGTAPSYSSHLLIYPKKNIVISYLANTGTDTYFDKDLADQIIEIIESR, from the coding sequence ATGACCATCAGACTATTTTTCCTAATACTAATTATTCCAACAATTAGTAATTCTCAAAATATGGTTTCGGGGACTGTTGTGGACAAGACAACGCGAACACCGATAGAATTAGTAACTGTTGGAGTTGTAAAAAAAGGCATTGGGACAAATACTAATCAAGAGGGACAATTTAGGCTGATATTCAATGATTCTTACAAAAACGATACAATAAGATTTTCAATGATTGGGTATGAATCCGAATTTGTACCTATCCTTAATTTTAAGGACAATCAAGAAATAAGATTAGCGCCAAGGACATACTCGTTAGACGAGGTGACAGTCAGAGCAAAGAAATTACTACCAAATGACATAATAAAAAAAGTTATGGAGGCCAGAGAGAAGAACTACGACAATAAACCATTCAAGTTAGAAGCCTACTACAGAGATTTAAGAAATGTAAATGATAAGTATGATCATCTTATTGAGGTTGCACTAAATACCTATGGAAAGGGGATAGATAATTATCATCAGACAATTGAGTTATTAGAAGCAAGAAAAATTGACCTTTTAAGATTCGCCCATGAGGAAAATCTTCTTAACCAGATATTAAGGCTTGACTACATAGCAAATAATGAAGGATTTATAAAGCTATCTGATTTCAAAAAGAATAATTACAAGTTTGAAGACATTCGACTGGAGGATAACAAAAATGTTTATGTGATTACATCAGGAGTATTTCCCGAAAGGAAATATACTTTCTACATCAACGAAGAAGATTTTGCTATCATCCGACTGGAGATGGAGGACTGGTATGCCGATAGAGGAAAATTATACACTGGGCCAATCGACAAAACACATCAATTTCGGCTTCGACATTTTAAAGTCATAAACATTTATAAACCTTTAGAAGGAAAATATTATCCTGACTACCTATCTGCTCTATGGGACTACGATAAGTACAATACCGCGACAAAATCAATTTATGAAAAAAGTAGTTGGCTGCGTGAATTGCGAGTAAATCAGATTGTTCCAAGAAACACAACGAAACCTGATCCTTCAAAACTAATGACAAAGTTTGGAGCAGCCATTGATGATCAAATGACGCAATACAATCCTGACTTCTGGAAGAATTTTAATGTTGTTCCGCTGACTACACAGATAATCGCTGATTTAGAAAGAGAAGGTGCAATTGAAGAACAATTTATTAGAAATGGAAATAAGGCGAGAAAGAAAAAGTCATTCAAGTGTGACAAAGACTTATCGCCTACCGAAAAAATAATTTGCCTAATCGAAAATTATCAGAATCAATATGATATACCTGGTGCTCAACTTGCAGTTTCGGTTAATGGAAAACTTGAAATCTCAAAAGCATTTGGATACTCAGATCTAGACAAAAAAATTAAAGCAACAAATGAAACACCATTTCGAATTGCAAGTGTTTCCAAGACGTTAACTTCTGTTGCGGCTTTGAAACTTATGGAGGACGGGAAATTAAATTTAAATGAGGCTGTACAAACTTATGTTCCCTCATTTCCACAAAAAAAATGGAATATAAACAGCCTTGAACTCTTAGGAAATACAAGTGGAATCAGACATTACACAGACAACGAAGATTTTTATAGGGACAAACAATACAAATCCGTAACTGAATCAATAGAAACATTTAGAGATGATTCCCTTCTTTTTGAACCGGGTACAAGTTTTTACTATTCTTCCTATGGATTCAATTTATTAGGAGCAGTAATTGAAGGAGCTTCTGGAATGAACTACTTGGATTACCTTCAATCAAATATTATAGTTCCTTCTCAAATGAAGTACACGTATGGTGCACGGGCAAATAAGAAAATTGAAAACGAAAGTGAATATTACTTTTTAAAAGATATTCAAAGGGTAAAGAGTCCCGAAGATAATTTAAGTTACAAATGGCCATCAGGAGGAATTGTATCAACGGCAGAGGATTTAATCAAATTTGGGACAGCCCTGCTAAATGGCGACATCCTTAAAAAGGAAACTTTCCAACTACTTCTGACAACTCAGACCACTAAGACCAATGAGAGTACGGGTTATAGTTTAGGCTGGTTTGTCGACACAGATAGCGAAGGCGAAATAATGATCCATCATTCTGGGACAGCTCCGTCATATAGTTCCCATCTGTTAATTTATCCAAAGAAAAATATTGTCATTTCATATTTAGCTAACACGGGGACAGACACTTATTTTGACAAGGACTTAGCTGACCAGATAATTGAAATTATTGAGAGTCGGTAA
- the menD gene encoding 2-succinyl-5-enolpyruvyl-6-hydroxy-3-cyclohexene-1-carboxylic-acid synthase, whose protein sequence is MSRLQPIYDIAEICAQQGIVNAILCPGSRCAPLTLAFTLHPKIDTKTVSDERSAAFIGLGMAQQTKRPTVLVCTSGSAAYNFAPAVAEAFFQQIPLLIITADRPTEWIDQWDGQTIRQQNIYGNHAKGFFQLPQEYSHPDSVWHIQRVVNEAINLSHTFPAGPVQINVPLREPLYPVAGEKISFSKSIRVITQESAERNLSISLLTSLSKQIQKYAKVVVVAGQQDHHPELIKLVERFCKAHHAVLVGDVISNFHASELAVRQSDVFLAQCGESIQKSLVPELLITFGKSVISKNLKLFLRKNPAAEHWHIQPSGEVPDPFQTLTKVIATEPKAFFETVLAEKSPDFETQKKENFTRLWQAEEDRTKRSSETFFKDTIFSEFHVLKEIVGSLPTRCNIHLANSMAVRYANIISLSSAQKGVHVFCNRGTSGIDGCTSTAVGHALTSDIPNILITGDMAFFYDRNAFWHNYPLPNLRVVVVNNHGGIIFNMIDGPATLQQSAEYFVTHQKLTAKNLALEFGHEFILLDSEKKLKNSLKDFFEFDGKTKILEIESSQQIAKEAYTNFKSIIKKGYDT, encoded by the coding sequence CTGAGTCGACTCCAGCCTATCTATGACATTGCCGAAATCTGCGCCCAGCAGGGAATCGTTAATGCTATCCTATGCCCCGGCTCGCGGTGCGCACCGCTTACACTCGCCTTTACATTGCACCCAAAAATTGATACCAAAACAGTAAGTGACGAGCGCAGTGCAGCCTTTATTGGCTTGGGCATGGCTCAGCAAACCAAGCGGCCAACCGTATTGGTCTGCACATCTGGTTCGGCAGCCTATAATTTTGCACCGGCTGTGGCCGAAGCCTTTTTTCAGCAAATTCCATTGTTGATTATTACAGCCGACCGCCCCACCGAGTGGATTGACCAATGGGATGGACAAACCATTCGTCAGCAAAACATCTATGGCAACCATGCAAAAGGTTTTTTTCAGTTGCCTCAAGAGTATTCGCATCCAGATTCAGTATGGCACATTCAGAGGGTGGTCAATGAAGCAATAAATCTATCACACACTTTTCCTGCCGGCCCTGTGCAGATCAACGTGCCACTGCGTGAACCGCTCTATCCGGTTGCCGGAGAAAAAATTTCATTTTCAAAATCAATTCGGGTAATTACGCAAGAGTCAGCCGAAAGAAATCTTTCCATCTCTCTGCTAACATCACTTTCGAAGCAGATTCAAAAATACGCGAAAGTAGTGGTGGTAGCAGGCCAACAAGATCACCATCCAGAGCTGATAAAATTAGTGGAAAGATTTTGCAAGGCACACCATGCCGTATTGGTGGGTGACGTCATCTCTAACTTTCATGCTTCCGAATTAGCAGTACGCCAATCCGATGTATTTTTAGCGCAGTGCGGTGAATCCATTCAAAAATCATTGGTGCCAGAACTTTTGATCACGTTTGGTAAATCTGTAATCTCAAAGAACCTAAAACTATTCTTGCGAAAAAATCCTGCGGCAGAGCATTGGCACATCCAACCTTCGGGTGAAGTGCCCGATCCGTTTCAAACGCTGACAAAAGTTATAGCCACCGAACCCAAAGCATTTTTTGAAACCGTGCTAGCTGAGAAGTCGCCTGATTTTGAAACACAAAAAAAAGAAAACTTCACGCGCTTGTGGCAAGCCGAAGAAGACCGTACTAAGCGTTCGTCTGAAACTTTTTTTAAGGATACTATTTTCAGCGAGTTTCATGTGTTAAAGGAAATCGTAGGATCCTTGCCAACGCGTTGCAATATTCATTTAGCCAACAGCATGGCCGTGCGCTACGCCAATATAATAAGTCTTTCCTCAGCACAAAAAGGCGTTCATGTTTTCTGCAATCGCGGCACAAGCGGTATTGATGGTTGTACCAGTACGGCCGTTGGGCACGCTCTTACCAGCGATATCCCAAACATTCTGATTACCGGAGACATGGCATTCTTCTACGATAGAAATGCGTTTTGGCACAATTACCCACTTCCCAATTTGCGCGTGGTGGTGGTCAATAACCACGGTGGAATTATTTTCAACATGATTGATGGCCCTGCAACCTTGCAACAGTCAGCAGAATATTTTGTTACCCATCAAAAACTAACCGCTAAAAACTTAGCGCTAGAATTTGGTCATGAATTCATCCTTCTCGACTCTGAAAAGAAACTAAAAAATAGCTTGAAAGATTTTTTTGAATTTGATGGCAAGACCAAAATTCTGGAAATCGAGAGCAGTCAACAAATCGCCAAAGAAGCCTACACTAATTTTAAATCAATAATCAAAAAAGGATATGACACTTAA
- a CDS encoding zeta toxin family protein: MPTMYIIAGCNGAGKTTASNTILPDILNCREFVNADNIAAGLSPFEAEKYAIEAGRLMLKRIDQLITEKVDFAIETTLSSKNYFTKIQSAKKNDYDIFMCFFWLSSSKLAIERVRKRVQSGGHHIPTDTIKRRYRRGLNNFMDIYMPIVDSWVVYDNSQKHSAKIAQDSIGKKIQISDLSKWKRILIQYQKNTKQ; encoded by the coding sequence ATGCCTACGATGTACATCATAGCAGGATGTAACGGTGCAGGTAAAACCACAGCCTCCAATACCATTCTACCTGATATATTGAATTGTCGCGAATTTGTAAATGCGGATAATATTGCGGCTGGTTTATCGCCCTTTGAAGCTGAAAAGTATGCAATTGAAGCAGGGCGGTTGATGTTGAAGCGAATCGATCAGCTTATTACGGAGAAAGTTGATTTTGCAATTGAGACTACACTTTCATCCAAAAACTATTTTACTAAAATACAATCTGCAAAAAAGAATGATTACGATATTTTCATGTGCTTCTTTTGGTTAAGTAGCTCAAAACTTGCAATCGAACGAGTTCGAAAGCGGGTTCAATCAGGCGGGCATCATATTCCGACCGATACGATAAAAAGAAGATACAGACGTGGATTAAATAATTTTATGGATATTTATATGCCGATTGTAGATTCTTGGGTGGTTTACGATAACTCGCAAAAGCATTCTGCCAAAATCGCACAAGATTCAATTGGTAAAAAGATTCAAATAAGTGATTTATCAAAATGGAAAAGAATTCTAATTCAATATCAAAAAAACACCAAACAATAA
- a CDS encoding DNA-binding protein translates to MVIRTSFIILLSFISQSSIAQQVKSTANFYTIRLKPHQDLKVELMKFAEAHKLKAAFVATCVGSLEQLNLRYANQSASIKQSGHFEILSLVGTFNDASSHFHLSVADSIGKTIGGHLLEANLIYTTAEIVIGELPEVEFGREVDSTYGYQELYVKPKKKN, encoded by the coding sequence ATGGTAATTCGAACAAGTTTCATCATCCTACTGTCTTTCATATCTCAATCATCCATTGCACAACAAGTGAAATCGACTGCCAATTTTTATACCATCAGGTTAAAGCCGCACCAAGATTTGAAAGTGGAGTTGATGAAGTTTGCAGAAGCACACAAGTTGAAAGCTGCATTTGTGGCCACGTGCGTGGGAAGTTTAGAGCAACTAAACCTTCGGTATGCTAATCAGTCAGCAAGTATAAAGCAAAGTGGGCATTTTGAAATTTTATCTTTGGTCGGCACATTCAATGATGCTTCTTCACATTTTCATTTATCTGTGGCCGATTCTATAGGCAAAACGATTGGTGGGCATTTATTGGAAGCGAATCTGATTTACACTACGGCTGAAATTGTGATAGGTGAATTGCCTGAAGTTGAATTTGGCAGAGAAGTAGACTCTACGTACGGGTATCAAGAGCTGTATGTCAAACCAAAAAAGAAAAATTGA
- a CDS encoding winged helix-turn-helix transcriptional regulator → MKSNDNTFSVEKSEDSSGFLLWQVTNLWQREIKKALEPFDLTHSQFVLMASIHWLTLHKQDVTQILLSAHTKIDPMTTSTVLRTLQTKGLLQRHEHLTDTRAKTVGLTDIGKKIIKQAVKTVETFDKTFFATLGNKTQLFNQQLLTLLEQKK, encoded by the coding sequence ATGAAATCAAACGACAATACGTTTAGCGTAGAGAAATCGGAAGATAGTTCAGGGTTTTTATTGTGGCAAGTAACAAATCTATGGCAACGTGAAATCAAAAAGGCATTAGAACCTTTCGACTTGACACATTCGCAATTTGTTTTAATGGCAAGTATTCATTGGTTGACTTTACATAAACAAGATGTAACTCAAATATTATTGTCAGCTCATACAAAAATTGACCCTATGACAACGTCAACAGTTTTAAGAACTTTACAAACCAAAGGACTTTTACAACGGCACGAACATTTGACAGACACAAGAGCCAAAACAGTTGGACTAACAGACATTGGGAAGAAAATTATCAAACAAGCTGTAAAGACAGTTGAAACGTTTGACAAAACATTTTTTGCGACCCTTGGTAACAAAACGCAACTGTTTAATCAACAATTGTTGACATTACTTGAACAGAAAAAATAA
- a CDS encoding flavin reductase family protein, with translation MTIDPKEIPLTKLVGYLQGAISPRPIAFVSSVDQSGTVNLSPFSFFNLFSLHPPILIFSPSRRVRDNTIKHTLENVMEVPEVTINMVNYGMVEQASLASCEFSKGVNEFVKAGFTEVASAKVKPPRVGESLASFECKVNQVIPLGAEGGAGNLVVCEILLAHFKDEIFDADGRINPWQMDAVGRMGNDYYCRAAGENIFEVPKPNVKIGIGMDQLPAKIRNSNVLTGNDLGRLANIEKIPSQEQVEQFKNENPSLLELGQRQLHEFAKQELAKGEMEKAWMILLV, from the coding sequence ATGACCATTGATCCAAAAGAAATTCCGTTAACCAAGTTGGTGGGTTACCTGCAAGGAGCTATTTCTCCACGGCCGATTGCGTTTGTAAGTAGTGTGGACCAATCGGGTACTGTCAACCTTAGCCCGTTCAGTTTTTTTAATTTGTTCAGCTTACACCCACCGATTTTGATTTTTTCACCCTCGCGCAGGGTGCGTGATAACACGATCAAACACACGCTCGAAAATGTAATGGAAGTTCCAGAGGTGACGATCAATATGGTGAACTACGGAATGGTTGAGCAAGCTTCGTTGGCCAGTTGTGAATTTTCCAAAGGGGTTAATGAATTTGTAAAAGCTGGGTTTACGGAAGTGGCCTCCGCAAAAGTAAAGCCTCCCAGAGTGGGGGAGTCGCTGGCTTCGTTCGAATGTAAGGTGAATCAAGTGATTCCGTTGGGTGCTGAGGGTGGCGCTGGTAATTTAGTAGTGTGTGAAATTTTGTTGGCACATTTTAAAGATGAAATTTTTGATGCGGATGGGCGCATCAATCCATGGCAGATGGATGCCGTGGGCCGTATGGGCAACGATTATTATTGTCGCGCGGCAGGTGAGAATATTTTTGAAGTGCCCAAGCCCAATGTAAAAATTGGAATAGGGATGGATCAACTTCCTGCCAAAATCAGAAATAGCAACGTGTTGACCGGAAACGATTTGGGGAGGTTAGCCAACATTGAAAAAATTCCTTCTCAGGAACAGGTTGAACAATTTAAGAATGAAAATCCTTCCCTTTTGGAATTAGGCCAGCGGCAACTTCATGAGTTCGCGAAACAGGAGTTGGCTAAAGGTGAAATGGAAAAAGCTTGGATGATTTTGTTAGTTTGA
- a CDS encoding M23 family metallopeptidase: MARIKYYYDTETCKYERIKTTTTDMVLNALGLLALTLGMAVGIVFLFYNYFESPREMFLKNEVKELEYLYSNLQNQVAKLDEELANMEYRDDNIYRAVLGAEPIDQNVREAGVGGTDRYEEIRKKKIVHEDVVLKLFEGVDKLKRKVYIESKSQDEIIALAENKEKLLAAIPAIQPVANKELIALASGFGMRIHPVYKVRKMHTGVDFAAQIGTPIYATADGTIDKLEFSFSGYGKVIEINHGFGYRTRFAHMHGFTVSQGQRVKRGDLIGYVGNTGLSTAPHLHYEVFVNGVLVNPIHYFFNDLNAADYAKIVNLASIENQSLGM, encoded by the coding sequence ATGGCACGCATCAAGTATTACTACGATACCGAAACGTGTAAGTACGAGCGCATCAAAACTACCACCACCGATATGGTGCTCAACGCACTCGGACTGTTGGCCCTTACACTTGGCATGGCCGTGGGCATTGTATTTTTATTTTACAATTATTTTGAATCGCCACGCGAAATGTTTTTGAAAAATGAGGTGAAAGAATTGGAATACCTCTACAGCAATTTGCAAAACCAAGTGGCCAAATTGGATGAAGAATTGGCCAACATGGAATACCGCGATGATAACATTTACAGAGCCGTGTTGGGTGCTGAGCCAATTGATCAAAATGTGCGCGAGGCCGGAGTAGGCGGCACTGACCGCTATGAAGAAATCCGCAAGAAAAAGATCGTGCATGAAGATGTGGTGTTGAAACTCTTCGAAGGTGTTGACAAACTAAAACGTAAAGTGTACATCGAATCAAAATCGCAAGATGAAATTATTGCGTTGGCCGAGAACAAAGAAAAATTGCTTGCGGCCATTCCTGCTATTCAGCCAGTGGCCAACAAAGAATTGATTGCCTTGGCTTCTGGTTTTGGCATGCGCATCCACCCGGTATACAAAGTGCGCAAGATGCACACCGGTGTAGATTTTGCCGCCCAAATTGGAACACCCATTTATGCCACAGCCGATGGCACGATTGACAAATTAGAATTTAGTTTTAGTGGATATGGCAAAGTGATTGAGATTAACCACGGCTTTGGGTATCGCACTCGATTTGCACACATGCATGGATTTACTGTTTCGCAAGGGCAGCGCGTAAAGCGTGGAGACCTCATTGGCTATGTTGGCAACACAGGCCTATCTACTGCTCCCCATTTACATTACGAGGTGTTTGTGAATGGCGTATTGGTAAACCCCATTCACTACTTCTTCAACGACCTCAATGCTGCCGATTACGCCAAAATAGTTAATCTTGCCTCCATCGAAAATCAGAGTTTGGGGATGTAA
- the fahA gene encoding fumarylacetoacetase, whose protein sequence is MITANDAKLTSWVEVPAGSDFPIQNLPFGIFKTKYLTPVAGVAIGNYVLDLVYLHENGYFDGLGLPVGIFNQKYLNDFISLGRKKAREVRARVSELLQSENDELQSNRAAREIALVPMSEVQMQLPVRIGNYTDFYSSEEHATNVGTMFRDPKNALLPNWKHLPVGYHGRASSIVVSGTPLHRPKGQIKPPDAELPLFCPSRKLDFELEMAFITCGETKLGTSISTKDVEDHIFGFVLFNDWSARDIQNWEYVPLGPFLGKNFGSTISPWIVTLDALEPFRAKGPEQFPHVLPYLVTEGEKNFDVMLEVSLQPEKAEETVVCRSNFKYMYWNVNQQLVHHTVNGCNIQVGDLYASGTISGPSPGSFGSMLELSWNGQRPLHLANGVERKFIEDGDTVVMRGHCEKDGVRIGFGECKGKILPAN, encoded by the coding sequence ATGATAACAGCCAATGATGCGAAGTTAACCAGTTGGGTAGAGGTGCCTGCCGGCAGCGATTTTCCTATCCAAAACTTGCCTTTCGGGATTTTTAAAACCAAATATCTGACGCCCGTGGCAGGGGTGGCCATTGGCAATTATGTATTGGATTTGGTGTACTTGCACGAGAATGGTTATTTCGATGGGCTCGGTTTGCCGGTTGGGATTTTCAATCAAAAGTATTTGAACGATTTTATAAGTTTGGGTAGGAAGAAGGCACGCGAAGTGCGCGCGCGGGTGAGCGAATTGCTTCAATCGGAGAATGACGAACTGCAATCGAATCGTGCTGCCCGCGAAATTGCTTTAGTGCCCATGAGTGAGGTTCAAATGCAGTTGCCCGTGCGCATTGGCAACTATACCGATTTTTACAGCAGCGAAGAGCATGCCACCAATGTGGGCACCATGTTTCGCGATCCAAAGAATGCGCTGTTGCCCAATTGGAAACATTTGCCCGTGGGCTATCACGGTCGTGCGTCATCCATTGTGGTTTCAGGCACGCCACTTCATCGCCCCAAAGGGCAAATCAAACCACCGGATGCGGAGCTGCCCCTATTTTGCCCTTCTAGGAAATTGGACTTTGAATTGGAGATGGCCTTCATCACCTGTGGCGAAACTAAACTCGGTACCTCCATTTCCACCAAAGACGTGGAAGATCATATTTTTGGTTTTGTGTTGTTCAACGATTGGAGTGCGCGCGATATTCAAAATTGGGAATATGTGCCGCTCGGTCCTTTTTTGGGGAAGAATTTTGGCTCTACCATTTCGCCTTGGATTGTAACCTTGGATGCGCTTGAACCTTTTCGAGCAAAAGGTCCAGAGCAGTTTCCGCATGTATTGCCTTATTTAGTTACGGAAGGTGAAAAGAATTTTGATGTGATGTTGGAGGTGAGCCTTCAGCCCGAGAAGGCAGAAGAAACTGTTGTGTGCCGCTCGAATTTCAAATACATGTATTGGAATGTGAACCAACAATTGGTACATCATACTGTTAATGGTTGTAACATTCAGGTTGGAGATTTGTATGCATCGGGTACTATCAGTGGGCCATCGCCCGGTTCGTTTGGTTCGATGTTGGAACTTTCGTGGAATGGACAGCGGCCGTTGCATTTGGCAAATGGAGTGGAGCGAAAGTTTATTGAAGATGGCGACACAGTGGTGATGCGTGGCCATTGCGAAAAAGATGGCGTTCGTATTGGCTTTGGCGAATGCAAGGGAAAGATTTTACCAGCGAACTAA
- a CDS encoding Crp/Fnr family transcriptional regulator, whose protein sequence is MENMVAFFNSIMPLSEKTVGLMSKVFIYDELKKEEYFIRKGEFAKEIAFLEVGIVRAYYINGDGKEYNKTFFSAPSIIGSYASLISKQRNAVAQQALTDCKIWKASFLKIEELSEGNWEIERLRRIIAEGYFLSNEKKEIEMALLDADKRYLILQNEYPGIELEIPQYHIASYLGISATQLSRIRKKMAR, encoded by the coding sequence ATGGAGAACATGGTTGCATTCTTCAATAGTATTATGCCTCTTTCTGAGAAGACTGTCGGTTTGATGAGTAAAGTTTTTATTTATGATGAACTCAAAAAGGAAGAATATTTTATTCGTAAAGGGGAGTTTGCTAAGGAAATTGCTTTTTTAGAAGTTGGTATTGTAAGGGCATATTACATCAATGGTGATGGCAAAGAATATAACAAAACATTCTTTTCGGCCCCGTCCATCATAGGCTCATATGCATCACTTATCAGTAAGCAAAGAAATGCTGTTGCTCAACAAGCGCTGACAGATTGCAAAATCTGGAAAGCCTCATTTCTGAAAATTGAAGAATTATCAGAAGGCAACTGGGAGATAGAAAGGCTGAGGAGAATTATTGCGGAAGGTTACTTTTTGAGTAACGAAAAAAAGGAAATCGAGATGGCCTTGCTTGATGCCGACAAACGCTATTTGATTCTCCAAAATGAATATCCAGGAATTGAATTGGAAATACCGCAGTATCACATTGCTTCTTACCTTGGCATCAGTGCTACCCAATTGAGTAGAATCAGGAAAAAAATGGCTAGATAA